In Vespula vulgaris chromosome 7, iyVesVulg1.1, whole genome shotgun sequence, a single window of DNA contains:
- the LOC127065337 gene encoding huntingtin, which produces MAALNNILKAIEGLKILQETTVSSDPAIRKEKISHCMIITEGLCSPNTKLISKYPQIFGCSIKTLLALCDDAEADVRMIADESLNKIIRTMADSDIVKIQIELYNGIKSNGSARTLRAALWRFGLLSHMIRPTRGKAYVSNLIPCITVIANRPEESVIDTLAQALKLILRTLGPFMTDNDVKTLLKAFFQNISSTQAAFRRAAANMILTTCLNCRKPQVFLCYVLNYLLDAIIVSDDIDHLNTVIGVFGCLKVILPYINTPTECEASDKQQLENFLQIYELCLHYTKWHSNHNLINAALETLAQLLQCSSNAFKYVLLSKEGITHSRIELNQEAARISLGQISTSTATSVSGGNCDSTLNLLEPEMPQLNSKIGNWIMDSETVLPLMQKSEIQETCSSDITEIKGKTMENYSELKIETLEGGGVEEGSDAGSEIEHIEEIHYSSLQSDHHMKEEEYLEETSISVASPQKLPMELPSHDINIGTFTDSDMPVKFCCRYLVSSFLLTGSAGHLMPDKLFRVSVKCLALTCVANILRLYPDLLLMTVAKDSTTSDKQMMKDILLFANHSDPQIRANVSTLIGSFLKTVFTQYGGSFKNFQPESLNNKANENSLLENMIKLLIKGLEDDSATTCRQTLTALNLCLPEILNSVDSQYGISILFELPRLIKNPYFLVKVKLADLLSNLSYITIEHVTGDALFQQHFIDAIIILLGDQDKRVRHAASEAIVKSIPLLYFQHPQESAVIKKAAQYTEKYLSTVMSSTLRISSYYDKHRVSINNTVKPFTSLTDHNDKKYDVNTEDSLSRIVSTLTEILMVDSSKYMVYGCCEALALLSEVYNTIVYIRGWDCILPKALLKKSHKKAVSRIDPTNESNFVIEITSPIGTGLLSLLLPLLSSSAISLDLSTHKHLISLAGNLASGLALCNLKPNEPTSKYDSDISNIWSMFKDKQMCQYMELLLTHVIRVLNIFVHVIDDIQLNQISTKSSLSSLPTAHSLSPKKKVVTEQKQKEKGDKFLSLKFGKEQMGVFNTIPHYMKMYDNLKAAHSNYLVTLDPEASKMYIALLTAILDTLSQILEIATFNEAGRIAEEILYYLQTTVTLSPTATIQCVQQLLKCLFGKNLGTQWSELDMQQYAEQNIALRDISKGFYNQCFQNPARHMADMIKLIGNNCRDENKPDTGWIGLTRRKGERKLSYIYSSDHKASVATFIRLFEPMVIKSMEQYTITSNISLQCQVLMLLSQLIQLKVNYCLLDSDKIFIGFVLKQFEFIEEGQIQQAEDLLPKIFSFLVHLSYEKNHSKVVIGIPKIIQLCDGLMASGQPALRYCIPALAPVVGDIFLIRNGNSNQAEQRELETTKEVLISMLLRLVEYHEVIELLALCVSESRFSGDGNGEEKWRRWSRMTTDTILPMLGMCKVRLEWENAHIALVKLFAAISPTVFRPVDPLLKVLFTAPVSLKEPVFNLKRWLGMINVILLTLISCAKEESMLARLSDLSVYMTDLSHLLLFPDNLSKVIDPLNALGTQSAQIPPEKILARFIFKVISLIGTKIVNILGLINHKAIDPYTGFAQHTDNDDYLVHQFAFFLQLCIHMFESGSHCKVANAAMQMVQNRNTLDEEKFPIDNLNSLMLSIGHVCPMLTCQWAYLMTLLSYNEMLFWSKILGTRNSDYIVRSLPNEKKVYDYVNSINVQIIHKGGIILFCDYVCENLNDAEPLTWLLVNHIEEAIHIATESPVKELLAAAIHRNPAASGLLVQAISTKCVNLSQPSFIKRLLQCIEDAHQSQSGAVIMMLIPKFLSTKYLALSRMAAKMASRRVEILLTLSATDVMEQLPKNDLVKIMDTLQATKLAKKHGALVNLLNKLGVHFYDLSPLEPDLCRSFNSSIVKTIQLDRDWFLSQIKLRCYHQNTLYNTQESAQLLSNLNFEDCLSIISSKEFDIIILKDCITLGVRLTIENCQKLELRKIHNEKIHNFEASPLYTAAKQCLLEHVRNVTELMPKPHYVFNPQKSNINSKEVKYATRISKLLDDSIYWNTLFKIIPVVKAFTKTLSKLTKYNLANMDAKVEEDCAKLALLCFELTHWMIHVDKQNIRKLRPSEVELTLSCAAEILKYEGPFKVFADHTRYSWVCSTILAVTKIVESNLTTVESLPHVDTCSLQAAFQDEETKHYAQACVRIASLVIWLEKCQVNNSSKNIPPYLYNIIKDLIVLISRQPLVNSFVLTPPLVWKHGWHIMGSGTTKCHFPLLSTESNLLQEVDILEQFIYRINLLGWTSRLQFEEIWMALLGLLNLSQNENSSLEETTALVQASCLAIQAITQLLLQTMFLPHPGNPSTSSLIHHSRDPQLSVVKVSSQELYTIQDLLTWKYECMSDIQNINGLKLDHIFHRGNIEKITTSNNFTYSQLSVSYLWSSCNLYEDKLNASVLELKNRRNDALKSASLDVDSCLRFLVELYTSWLSPQANIPIQLLTETMKSLLAISDLFVERAQYQWMLDVCLEISRVHPIENGILHQYLVISVCKAAAVLTPLDLDTLDRVKRLVDINLKSVFLAARVAALHGVLYLLQSAVQANYEEIMNILHPLTIEYIQKHIDNQDTDGVLSQSEEHTGVMWALVFFLLEHAGDTPPDTEAPAVLELVLSLVMSPNISISLHQTLLQGLERLIITKSVMGKVAEQIVKIATERLRHASPMFALPALQLLLTCMYTEAADRLNQPNIEEPLPDIEPESLVRSIERTSAIFDRIKRGYPMEVEILCSVLSGVLADFFPLSQILTKVIGEFLSPQQPHPRLLSGVVFKVCERACTSTQLSLLQDWVVFSLPNFIQSLPLAMSTWCLSCFFISASTNNWLRALFPHVQSRIGKYEYEDKKILCIAANDFYHKLPEASQKKAFVEIFEVAAKEPGTPFIDILASF; this is translated from the exons atggctgcattaaacaatatattaaaagCTATAGAAGGATTGAAAATACTACAGGAAACCACAGTTTCATCTGATCCTGCAATAAG aaaagaaaagatatcacACTGTATGATAATTACTGAAGGATTATGTTCTccaaatacaaaattaatttctaaatacCCACAAATTTTTGGTTGTTCAATTAAAACATTATTGGCATTATGTGATGATGCAGAAGCTGATGTTAGAATGATTGCTGATGAATCtctaaataaaatcataagg ACTATGGCAGACAGTGATATTgttaaaattcaaatagagTTATATAATGGAATAAAGAGTAATGGATCTGCTAGAACATTGAGAGCTGCTCTTTGGAGATTTGGTTTACTTAGTCACATGATTCGTCCTACAAGAGGAAAAGCATATGTGTCAAATTTAATACCATGTATTACTGTCATAGCAAATAGGCCAGAGGAATCAGTAATTGATACGCTTGCACAagcattgaaattaattctaaGAACATTGGGGCCATTTATGACGGATAATGATGTTAag ACGTTGCTTAAGGCattctttcaaaatatatcaTCAACTCAAGCAGCATTTCGTAGAGCTGCAGCAAATATGATTTTAACAACCTGTTTAAATTGTAGGAAACCTCAGGtttttttatgttatgtattaaattatttattag ATGCTATAATAGTGAGTGATGATATAGATCACTTGAATACAGTTATTGGTGTTTTTGGTTGTTTGAAAGTGATTTTaccatatataaatacgcCAACAGAATGTGAAGCTAGTGACAAACAACAACtggaaaattttttacaaatttatgaGTTATGCTTGCATTACACTAAATGGCATTCAaatcataatttaataaatgcaGCTTTGGAAACATTGGCTCAACTTTTGCAATGCTCGTCAAATGCATTCAAATATGTATTGTTATCTAAAGAAGGTATTACTCACAGTAGAATAGAGTTGAATCAAGAAGCGGCCAGAATATCGTTGGGTCAAATAAGTACTTCAACAGCTACAAGTGTTTCGGGAGGCAATTGTGATTCCACATTGAATTTGCTTGAACCAGAAATGCCACAATTGAATTCAAAAATAGGAAATTGGATTATGGATTCTGAAACAGTACTTCCACTGATGCAAAAATCAGAAATACAGGAAACATGTTCAAGCGACATAACAGAAATTAAGGGAAAGACAATGGAAAATTATagtgaattaaaaatagagaCTTTAGAGG GAGGTGGTGTCGAGGAAGGAAGTGATGCTGGAAGTGAAATAGAACACATAGAAGAAATACACTATTCAAGTTTGCAAAGTGATCATCacatgaaagaagaagagtattTAGAAGAAACTTCAATATCTGTAGCTTCTCCACAAAAGTTGCCAATGGAATTGCCATCGCATGACATTAATATTGGAACTTTTACAGACTCTGATATGCCTGTAAAATTTTGTTGTCGTTACTTAGTTTCATCATTTTTGCTAACAGGCAGTGCTGGTCACTTGATGcctgataaattatttcgtgtCAGTGTTAAATGTCTTGCTTTAACATGTGTAGCCAATATTTTAAGACTTTATCCAGATCTACTTTTAATGACAGTTGCCAAAGATTCTACTACTTCAGACAAACAAATgatgaaagatattttattatttgcgaATCATTCTGATCCTCAAATTAGAGCCAATGTATCGACTCTTATTGGATCATTTTTGAAAACAGTTTTTACACAATATGGTGGATCTTTTAAGAATTTTCAACCTGAAAGTTTAAACAATAAAgcaaatgaaaattcattactggaaaatatgataaaattacttataaaa GGCTTGGAGGATGATTCTGCTACAACGTGTCGCCAAACGTTAACAGCACTAAATTTATGCTTACCAGAAATACTAAATTCTGTAGATAGTCAATATGGAATAAgcattttattcgaattaccCAGGCTTATTAAAAATCCATATTTTCTTGTCAAAGTTAAATTAGCAGATTTACTAAGCAATTTATCATACATCACAATAGAACACGTAACAGGTGATGCATTATTTCAACAACATTTTATTGATgctataatcattttattaggAGATCAGGATAAAAGAGTTAGACACGCAGCATCTGAAGCAATTGTTAA AAGCAttccattattatattttcaacatCCACAGGAAAGTGCTGTTATAAAAAAAGCAGCTCAATATACAGAAAAGTATTTGTCAACTGTAATGTCAAGTACTTTAAGGATATCTTCGTATTATGATAAACATAGagtatctataaataatactgTCAAACCTTTTACATCGTTAACTGATCataatgataagaaatatGACGTAAATACAGAAGATTCATTATCTCGCATTGTTAGCACCTTAACTGAAATACTCATGGTTGATTCATCTAAGTATATGGTATATGGTTGTTGCGAAGCTCTTGCTCTATTAAGTGAAGTTTATAACACTATAGTTTATATCAGAGGTTGGGATTGTATACTTCCCAAAGCACTGCTTAAAAAATCTCATAAAAAGGCTGTTAGTCGAATAGATCCAACAAATGAAAGCAACTTTGTAATTGAAATAACATCTCCAATTGGCACTGGTTTGCTTTCTTTGCTGCTGCCTTTGTTGTCTTCGTCTGCAATAAGCTTGGATCTATCAACGcataaacatttaatttctCTTGCGGGTAATCTTGCATCAGGATTAGCTCTTTGTAATCTAAAACCTAATGAACCAACAAGCAAATATGATTctgatatatcaaatatttggaGTATGTTCAAAGATAAACAAATGTGTCAGTATATGGAACTATTACTGACTCATGTTATAAgggttttaaatatttttgtccaTGTTATTGATGATATacaattaaatcaaataagtACAAAATCGTCACTGTCCTCTTTGCCAACTGCGCACAGTTTATctccaaagaaaaaagtagttaccgaacagaaacaaaaagaaaaaggagataagtTTTTAAGTTTAAAATTTGGAAAAGAACAAATGGGAGTATTCAATACTATTCCGCATTATATGAAGATGTATGACAATCTCAAAGCAGCTCATTCTAATTATCTTGTTACTCTTGATCCTGAGGCTAGCAAGATGTATATTGCATTATTAACTGCTATACTGGATACTCTTTCGCAAATTCTTGAGATAGCCACTTTTAACGAGGCAGGTAGGATAGCAGAGGAAATTCTATATTATCTGCAAACAACTGTCACTTTATCACCGACTGCAACTATTCAGTGTGTGCAGCAGTTGTTGAAATGTTTGTTTGGTAAAAATCTTGGTACTCAATGGAGCGAACTGGATATGCAACAATATGCAGAACAGAATATTGCACTAAGAGACATTTCTAAAGGCTTTTATAATCAATGTTTTCAGAATCCAGCTAGACATATGGCagatatgataaaattaataggaAATAATTGCAGAGACGAAAATAAACCGGACACTGG GTGGATAGGTTTAACAcgtagaaaaggagagagaaaattatcatacatatattcttcaGATCATAAAGCTTCTGTAGctacttttattcgtttatttgaaCCAATGGTTATAAAGTCTATGGAACAATATACTATCACCAGCAATATTTCACTGCAATGTCAAGTGCTTATGCTTCTGAGTCAACTAATTCAGTTGAAagttaattattgtttattagaTTCAGACAAGATATTTATTGGATTTGTATTGAAACAGTTTGAATTCATAGAGGAAGGTCAAATACAGCAAGCAGAAGACCTGTTACCAAAAATTTTCAGTTTTTTGGTGCATTtatcttatgaaaaaaatcacTCAAAGGTTGTAATAGGTATTCCTAAAATAATACAGTTATGTGATGGACTTATGGCAAGTGGACAGCCAGCACTTAGATATTGTATACCAGCACTTGCACCTGTAGTCGGagatatctttcttattcgtaATGGAAATTCTAATCAAGCAGAACAAAGAGAATTGGAAACAACAAAAGAAGTATTGATTTCAATGCTACTTCGTCTTGTGGAATATCATGAAGTTATAGAGCTTTTAGCATTGTGTGTCTCAGAATCTAGATTTAGTGGAGATGGAAATGGAGAAGAAAAGTGGAGAAGATGGTCTAGAATGACTACAGATACTATACTTCCAATGTTGGGAATGTGTAAAGTAAGACTAGAATGGGAAAATGCTCATATTGCCTTAGTAAAATTGTTTGCTGCAATTTCTCCTACTGTTTTCAGGCCAGTAGATCCACTTTTAAAAGTACTTTTTACAGCTCCTGTGTCTTTGAAAGAACcagtttttaatttaaaacgcTGGTTGGGAAtgataaatgttatattattaactcTCATTTCTTGCGCTAAAGAGGAGTCAATGTTAGCACGATTATCGGATCTTAGCGTATATATGACAGATCTTTcacatttgttattatttccaGATAATTTGTCTAAAGTTATAGATCCATTAAATGCACTTGGAACTCAGTCTGCACAAATACCACCTGAAAAAATTTTAGCCAGATTCATATTTAAAGTGATTAGTCTGATAGGcacaaaaattgttaacatTCTTGGATTAATTAATCACAAAGCCATAGATCCCTATACAGGATTTGCTCAGCATACGGATAATGATGACTATTTGGTGCATCAATTTGCattctttttacaattatGTATTCACATGTTCGAGTCTGGAAGTCATTGTAAAGTGGCAAATGCAGCAATGCAAATGGTTCAAAATCGCAATACGCTTGACGAGGAAAAATTTCCTATAGAcaatttaaattctttaatgCTAAGTATTGGACATGTATGCCCGATGTTGACATGTCAATGGGCTTATCTAATGACATTACTAAGCTATAATGAGATGCTATTTTGGTCTAAAATTTTGGGGACACGAAATTCAGATTACATAGTAAGATCACTTccaaatgagaaaaaagtataCGACTATGTAAACAGTATAAATGTACAAATTATTCATAAAGGTGGAATCATATTATTTTGTGATTATGTATGTGAAAATCTCAATGATGCAGAGCCTTTAACGTGGTTATTGGTGAATCATATTGAAGAAGCAATACACATAGCTACTGAATCTCCAGTCAAAGAACTTCTAGCAGCAGCTATACATAGAAATCCTGCAGCTAGTGGTCTTCTAGTACAAGCTATTTCAACAAAATGTGTGAATTTATCACAACCTAGCTTCATAAAACGTTTATTGCAGTGTATCGAAGATGCACATCAATCTCAAAGCGGTGCAGTTATAATGATGCTAATTCCAAAATTTTTGTCTACTAAATATCTTGCTCTATCAAGAATGGCAGCAAAAATGGCTAGCAGAAGAGTTGAGATTTTATTAACATTGAGCGCAACAGATGTTATGGAACAACTGCCGAAGAATGATTTAGTGAAGATTATGGATACGTTACAGGCTACTAAGCTAGCTAAAAAACATGGAGCTCTAGTTAACTTATTGAACAAATTAGGAGTACACTTTTATGATCTTTCACCTCTCGAACCTGATTTATGTAGATCTTTTAATTCATCAATCGTAAAAACAATTCAACTAGATCGTGATTGGTTTCTTTCTCAGATTAAATTACGTTGCTATCATCAGAATACCTTGTATAATACTCAAGAATCTGCACAACTATTGagtaatttaaattttgaagACTGTTTGAGTATTATTTCTTCTAAAGagtttgatataataattttaaaagactGCATAACATTGGGCGTAAGATTGACTATCGAGAATTGCCAAAAGTTAgagttaagaaaaattcacaatgaaaaaatacataattttgAAGCCAGCCCTTTGTATACAGCTGCTAAACAATGTTTGTTGGAGCATGTACGTAATGTAACTGAACTTATGCCAAAACCACATTATGTATTTAATCCGCAAAAATCTAATATCAATAGTAAAGAAGTGAAATATGCTACAAGAATTTCCAAACTTTTAGACGATTCCATTTACTGGAATacactttttaaaattattccaGTTGTAAAGGCATTTACAAAAACATTGTCGAAATTAACCAAATATAATTTGGCAAACATGGACGCAAAAGTTGAAGAAGATTGTGCTAAGCTTGCTTTATTGTGTTTTGAATTAACACATTGGATGATACATgtagataaacaaaatattagaaaGTTACGACCAAGTGAAGTAGAATTAACGTTGAGTTGTGCTGcagaaattttgaaatatgaaGGCCCATTTAAGGTTTTTGCAGATCACACTCGATATTCGTGGGTATGTTCTACGATATTGGCTGTgacaaaaattgttgaaaGTAACTTAACAACGGTCGAATCATTACCTCACGTTGATACGTGCTCTTTACAAGCAGCTTTTCAAGATGAAGAAACGAAGCATTATGCGCAGGCATGTGTACGAATAGCATCATTGGTTATTTGGCTTGAAAAATGTCAAGTGAACAATAGTTCTAAAAACATTCCTccctatttatataatataataaaagatcttATTGTACTTATTAGTCGTCAACCTTTGGtaaattctttcgttcttaCACCTCCTTTGGTTTGGAAACATGGTTGGCATATAATGGGCTCTGGTACAACCAAATGCCACTTTCCATTATTATCGACTGAATCAAATCTTCTTCAAGAAGTCGATATTTTGGAACAGTTCatttatagaataaatttGTTGGGTTGGACTTCACGTCTCCAATTTGAAGAAATATGGATGGCATTATTGGGATTGTTAAATCTTTcacaaaatgaaaatagttCTTTGGAAGAAACAACAGCCTTAGTACAAGCAAGCTGTTTAGCTATTCAAGCTATAACACAATTATTGTTACAAACAATGTTTTTACCACATCCTGGTAATCCAAGTACCAGTTCTTTGATACATCATTCACGAGATCCTCAACTTTCGGTTGTGAAAGTAAGCTCACAAGAACTATATACTATACAAGATTTACTTACATGGAAGTATGAATGTATGAGTgatattcaaaatataaatggTCTAAAATTAGATCATATATTTCATAGAGGAAACATTGAAAAGATTACAACTTCAAACAACTTTACGTACAGCCAATTATCAGTTTCCTATTTATGGTCATCGTGTAATTTATatgaagataaattaaatgcTTCTGTACTTGAATTAAAAAACAGAAGGAATGATGCATTAAAGTCTGCATCATTAGATGTAGATTCGTGTCTTCGCTTTTTAGTGGAACTTTATACTTCTTGGTTATCGCCACAAGCGAATATTCCGATACAATTACTTACAGAAACTATGAAATCTCTTCTAGCTATTTCTGATCTCTTTGTAGAAAGAGCACAATATCAATGGATGCTAGATGTCTGTTTAGAAATATCAAGAGTACATCCAATAGAAAATGGAATTTTACATCAATATTTGGTAATATCAGTATGTAAGGCTGCTGCAGTATTAACACCACTG gATTTGGATACATTGGATAGGGTAAAGCGTTTGGTCGATATCAACCTTAAATCAGTTTTCTTAGCTGCTAGAGTTGCAGCACTTCATGGtgtcttatatttattacaaagtGCAGTTCAGGCTAATTACGAAGAAATTATGAACATCTTACATCCATTGACTATCGAGTATATACAAAAACACATAGATAATCAAGATACAGATGG gGTATTAAGTCAAAGCGAAGAACATACAGGAGTCATGTGGGCCTtagtatttttcttattagaaCATGCAGGAGATACACCACCTGATACAGAAGCTCCTGCTGTGCTTGAATTAGTTCTTTCTCTAGTCATGTCACCGAATATTTCGATTAGTTTACATCAAACTCTTTTACAG GGTCtcgaaagattaattataacaaaaagtGTAATGGGTAAAGTAGCAgaacaaattgttaaaatagCAACAGAGCGTTTAAGGCATGCAAGTCCGATGTTTGCATTGCCTGCTTTgcaacttttattaacttgcATGTATACAGAAGCAGCAGATAGATTAAATCAACCGAATATCGAAGAACCATTACCCGATATCGAACCAGAATCATTGGTTCGATCTATAGAACGAACGTCTGCCATATTTGACAGAATTAAGAGGGGTTATCCAATGGAAGTAGAAATTCTTTGTTCAGTTTTATCTGGTGTTTTAGCAGATTTCTTTCCATTATCACAAATCTTAACAAAAGTTATTGGTGAATTTTTATCACCTCAACAACCACATCCTCGATTGCTTTCTGGAGTTGTGTTTAAA GTCTGTGAAAGAGCATGTACGTCTACACAACTGAGTTTACTACAAGATTGGGTGGTCTTCAGTTTGCCAAATTTCATACAGAGCTTACCATTGGCTATGTCCACTTGGTGTCTctcatgtttttttattagtgCATCTACGAATAATTGGTTAAGAGCTTt ATTCCCACATGTACAATCAAGGATTGGGAAATACGAATACGAGGATAAGAAGATATTATGCATTGCAGCtaatgatttttatcataaG CTGCCCGAGGCATCTCAAAAGAAAGCTTTCGTCGAAATATTTGAAGTTGCAGCAAAGGAACCTGGAACTCCATTCATTGATATATTAGCATCCTTTTAG
- the LOC127065202 gene encoding aspartate aminotransferase, mitochondrial, which translates to MSYKMTRSNVQIISSMAKALFRREEYRFYLNISRSRSWWSHVEMGPPDIILGVTEAYKRDKNPNKINLGVGAYRDDNGKPHVLPSVKKAEERIKEKNFNKEYLPISGNPEFCNHSIALALGDNNEVLTQESNATIQGISGTGSLCIGAKFLAQFFPGNRVVYIPTPTWGNHIPLFRHAGLDVKQYRYFDPNTSGLDFKGLMEDLSKIPEKSIVILHACAHNPTGVDPKLEQWEEISALVKKRNLFPYFDMAYQGFASGSTDKDAAAIRLFLKDKNKIALSQSYAKNMGLYGERVGAFSLITSSKVEAATVMSQLKIIIRPMYSNPPISGARIVTEILGNSDLKEEWLHDVKAMADRIICMRTTLRENLEKLGSSRNWTHITDQIGMFCFTGLKSHEVDKLTKTYSIYLTKDGRISIAGVSSKNVDYLANAIHEVTK; encoded by the exons atgagTTATAAAATGACACGAAGTAATGTACAAATTATATCGTCAATGGCGAAAGCATTGTTCAGACGTGAGGAGTacagattttatttaaatatttctagatcaag GTCATGGTGGTCACATGTAGAGATGGGACCTCCAGATATTATTTTAGGTGTTACAGAAGCTtataagagagataaaaatccaaacaaaattaatttaggaGTAGGAGCATATAGAGATGACAATGGTAAACCTCATGTACTTCCAAGTGTCAAAAAG gcagaagaaagaattaaagagaagaattttaataaagaatatttaccAATATCAGGAAATCCAGAATTTTGTAATCATAGTATTGCTTTGGCATTAGGAGATAACAATGAAGTTTTGACACAAGAATCA AATGCAACAATTCAAGGAATTTCTGGTACTGGATCACTTTGTATTGGAGCCAAATTCCTGGCTCAATTCTTTCCAGGTAATAGAGTAGTGTACATACCAACACCAACATGGGGAAATCATATTCCATTATTTAGACATGCTGGATTGGATGTAAAACAGTATCGTTATTTTGATCCAAACACTTCTGGATTAGATTTTAAAGGCCTAATGGAAGATCTATCG AAAATTCCAGAGAAATCAATTGTTATTCTTCATGCTTGTGCACATAATCCAACTGGTGTTGATCCAAAATTAGAACAATGGGAAGAAATATCTGCactagtaaaaaaaagaaatctctttCCATATTTTGATATGGCATATCAAGGATTTGCTTCTG gtTCGACGGATAAGGATGCAGCTGCTATTAGATTGTTcctaaaagataaaaataaaattgcctTATCTCAATCTTATGCAAAAAATATGGGCCTTTAtg GTGAACGTGTTGGagcattttcattaattacatCCAGCAAAGTAGAAGCAGCTACTGTGATGTCGCAacttaaaattataatcagACCCATGTATTCTAATCCTCCGATTTCTGGAGCGCGAATTGTTACTGAAATATTAGGAAATTccgatttaaaagaagaatggCTTCATGATGTTAAAGCAATGGCTGATCGAATAATTTGTATGCGTACAACATTACGAGAGAATTTAGAAAAGTTAGGAAGCTCACGTAATTGGACGCACATTACAGATCAGATTGGAATGTTCTGTTTCACAGGTCTTAAATCACATGAG GTTGATAAACTCACCAAAACGTATAGCATATATCTTACTAAAGATGGAAGAATATCTATAGCAGGAGTATCAAGTAAAAACGTGGATTATCTTGCTAATGCTATTCACGAAGTTACCAAATAA
- the LOC127065203 gene encoding uncharacterized protein LOC127065203 encodes MALSRISRCPDLLTTFNRNLQPVGITSYPINKIQFKHRETVPRNQAKILHVTSVHRYPDPPTLPLPNNVSEIFANETGRFTPERTRDIASPILIYGANRVTANNNSFSFLSFSDKKESFNGQRNFPIVREDTHVDLYDCSGAISLNGSMQSNVPKPFCSTGKSTHFNMPGGQWAKDSKYIAEDMQKSHYRLSSINILSSDQVKNGIINEAILTRPLCNKLLHPIYIDLMRYSTNASTPVNTTNSEDEIKKKIIQTKKERFKMVVRDYGKVVIVFHVAISLISLGFFYTAVVSEIDLVPYIEKIYNIDNEKVMKVLNDSSGFLLAYTIHKMLAPIRLSITCAVTPWLVSYLRKKGILKRPMPKKQNEFSLKVNRYKN; translated from the exons ATGGCGTTATCTCGAATAAGTCGCTGTCCTGATTTGTTAACTACATTTAATCGCAACTTACAACCAG TTGGCATAACAAGTTATCCGATCAATAAGATACAATTCAAACACCGGGAAACGGTACCAAGGAACCAAGCGAAGATTTTACACGTAACGAGCGTACATCGTTATCCCGATCCACCGACCTTGCCACTTCCCAATAACGTTTCGGAAATATTTGCAAACGAGACAGGTCGATTCACTCCGGAACGTACAAGGGACATAGCAAGTCCGATTTTGATTTATGGTGCGAATAGAGTCACCGCCAACAACAACTCATTCTCGTTCTTGTCCTTTAGCGACAAGAAAGAATCGTTCAATGGACAAAGAAATTTCCCGATCGTACGCGAGGATACACACGTAGATTTGTACGATTGTTCTGGCGCGATCAGTTTAAATGGCAGCATGCAAAGTAATGTGCCAAAACCTTTCTGTTCAACCGGCAAGTCGACTCATTTCAATATGCCAGGTGGACAGTGGGCTAAAGATAGCAAATATATTGCCGAAGATATGCAAAAATCACATTACAGACTTAGCAGCATTAATATTCTATCATCCGATCAAGTTAAAAATG GTATCATAAACGAAGCCATTTTAACGAGACCACTCTGCAATAAATTGTTACATCCGATTTATATTGATCTTATGAGGTACTCGACGAATGCGTCAACACCGGTGAATACTACAAATTCAGAGgatgagataaaaaagaaaataatacagactaaaaaagaaagatttaaaatgGTCGTAAGGGATTATGGGAAAGTTGTTATTGTATTTCACGTCGCCATTTCTCTAATATCACTTGGCTTCTTTTATACGGCTGTTGTTAG tgaAATAGATCTAGTGCCTTATATCGAAAAGATTTACAATATCGACAACGAAAAAGTAATGAAAGTTTTGAACGACTCGTCCGGATTTTTATTGGCATATACGATTCACAAAATGTTAGCGCCAATACGATTATCTATTACTTGCGCTGTAACGCCATGGCTCGTTTCATACTTACGAAAAAAGGGCATTTT